GTTGTTGGTGGTGATGAAATCCATTCCCCATGCGATGCAGGTCATCATGTCCTGCACCGTGTCGACCGTCCATACGTTCGTGACCATGCCGTTGGCATGTGCCTCCTTGACCCATCCCGGATTGCCCGAATAAGCCGAGAAGCGGTAGTCGATACCCCCGATGCCGTCCTGCCGGACTGCGGCGGGAGCCAGGTCGCCGTTCAGGTATTGCACCATGGCACCCGGAAGGGCGTTGACGATGCGTTTGCAGGTCGTATAGTCGAAAGCGATGTATTCCACACGGTCGGTCAGCCCCTTTGCCTTTACGGCCTCGATGACGGCATCCGCCGCACGGGCGTTGTTGGCGGCCGAACTGTGCCTCTTGATTTCGAGGATCAGCTTGGTGTCCGCATTTTTCGTGGCCTGCTCCAGGTAATCGTCGAGCGTCGGGAGCTTTTCGCCGTTGGCGAGCGTCAGATCCTTGATCTGGTCGTAATTGACGTTCTCGATCACGAGGCTGCTCCCGGGAACGGTGCTGTCGTGGTTGATGACAACCTTGCCGTCGGCCGTGATCCAGACATCGAACTCCGAGCCGTAGATGCCCAGCTCCTGCGCCTTGGCGAGCGCAGCTACGGAGTTTTGGGCGGCGCCGTCCTTGTGGTAGCCCCTGTGGGCGATCACCCGGGGTTTGGCGACTCGGGCGGGATTATTCGAATAGGTGAGCTGCGTGATGCCCAGCGGGTATTGGTTCTGGCCGCGCATCAGCACCATCCGGTACCTGCCCGAGGCAAATCCGTTCGGGATGCGCACCGAAAGCGACTCCGCTGCGGCCGACCCGTCGAGCGTGAAAGCCCCGGCACTGCCGGCGAGCGGTTCGAAGCGGATCCTGTCCCCGGCGGCAAACCCCTTGCCGTAGAGCGTGTAGGTGTAATCGGCACCCACCTCGCAGCCCGAAAGGTAGAGCAGCCCGGTAATGTTGATCGCGGCGGGCTGCTGGTCGCGTTTGACGGTTTCCCACAGAGCCTTCACCTTTTCGGCCGTGAGCGGGGCGTCGTAGACGCGTGCGATGGCCACGTCGCCTTTCCAGGCGTTCTGACCCACGGTCGCACTGGCGTCGACGCCGATGCCGAACCAGTAGCTCGTCGTGGTGGTGGGCGGCACGTAGTTGCCCGGGGCATCCATCGTACCCTTCAGCTCGCCGTCTACGTAGATGTAGGTCTTGGCCTCCTGCTTGTTCCATACGCCCACGACGTGGTAATAGCGCCCCGCCTCGGGGTTGATGCCGCTCTTCGTCCATACCCAGCTGGATTTACCGGTCGTGCTGACGTTGGGCAGGAAGGTCAGCTCCGTACCCCTGTCGGCCTTGCTGATAAGGAACCCGGTGCCGCCGCTCGACATCGAACTGAACATCTTCAGCTCGGCCGAACCGTCCGACTTCTCATCCAGCTTGAAGAGCGCCTCGAGCGTGTGCCCGTCGGCGAGCGCATCCTGGAACTGCTTGTTGGCCGAGTAATCGGCCTTGTAGAACCCCTCGTTGACGGACGTGCCCGGCGTGTGGTTGAAATGGGCCGCATACCTCGAATAGAGGTCGTTGTAATAGGTCATCATCGCCGTACCTTCGAGCGCCCGCACGGGCGTTGCCGACGGGGAGTTGTCCATGGCCGAACCGTCGTTGCGGAACACCACGTCGAGCAGGTCGGCCGTCGGAAGGAGCGGCTCGCCGCCGCTGTCCATGGTCGTGGCGTTCGCCGTTTCCGACCAGTCGGAATCGAGGCTGCCGACCGCCTTGACCTTGGCCCAGTAGGAGGTGTTGCTCTCCAGGTTGGTCAGCTCCTGCGACGTTGCCGTGGACGCGATGCCGGTCTTGTAGGCATACTCGCTTTCGGGGGCTGAGGCCGAACCTTTCCAGTAGGCGACCGTGTAGGAAGTCGCATCGGGGACGGCGTTCCATTTGAGCGTCAGCCTGTCGGCCGCCGCTGCGGCGTCGAACGAAACCCCGCCCGGTGCTGCGGGTTTGGTCGCGGGGGTGATGGCCGTGCAGGTGACGACCACGTTGTCCAGCAGGGCGCGTTTCTCGCTCGTCGAGATCACGATGCGGCAATCGGGCGTCACGTTCGTGAGGGTTGCCTCGAACTCGCGGAACCGGGCTTTGGCAGCCGAAATATCCACGGGGTCGGCCGCGGAGACCTCCGTGACCGTGCCGGTGATGGCGCCCTTTGCGCCGAGCACGGCGCCGCGGACGGCCTTGACGAGGATTTTCCCGGCATCGGCGCCCGAACCGTCGTATTTCTCGCTGTAAGCCTGTGCCGAGAAGCGCACCTTGACGGTCGCCGCATCGGGCAGGGCGGTCAGTTCGGGGGTGTAAAGCGAGGCGGCCGCACTTCCGGCGCCCATCTTGACATAGCCCGGGCGGCCTGCGATATTGCCCGACTTGCCCCAGGCCGCAAGGCCCGTGCCCTCGGTGTAGGGCGCAGCCACGCCGCCGCCGCTGAACACGTCGAACTCATTGGCCGTACAGCGGGTGGCCGAGAACCCCGAAGGATTGTCGCCCGAAGCTGCGGCGTAAGTCCCGCGGTTCGAGCTCGGGGGATAGTAGCCCGCGGCGAAATTGGCGATGTCGCCGCCGTGGATCACCCTGGAGAAATCTTCCGCCAGGAGGATGTCGCCCGCCTTTGCCGAGCCTGCCGTCGTGGCACCCGCCTGCGGCCCTGCGGCGGCAGTCGCATATGCGAGCGGGTCGGAGAAGAAATCGTTGGTCTTGTCGTCCACGCAGACGTAGTAGGTCGTGGCGGGGGCCAGTCCCGAGAAGGTGAAGCGGAAGCGGTTCCCGGCCGTGATGCCGAAGACGTTCGAGGCATTCCAACCGACGACCAGATCCTTGCATTCGGCGTCGCTGTAAAGTTTCACGTGGTAGACCTGCGCACTGCTGTTGACACACGCCTGGCCGTCCGCACGGGCCCATTCGACCGTGAGGGTCGAGGAGGTCGCCAGCACTTTCGACACGACGATCCCGGCCTGTACCGGGGCTATGTCCGTCTTCTGCGACACGGCGGCAGAGTAGTCCGAATCGTAGTCGGGGTTGTTGTAGCGGCACGCCTTGACCTTCGCGTGGTACTCGGTGCCGGCCTCCAGTTCCTTGAGCAGGTACGAGGCCGAGGTGATGCCCTCCGCTACCGTGGCGTCCTTCTCCTCGGTGCCGTCGGCCCACCATGCCACCGTATAGGAAGCCGCCCCGGCCACTTCGTCCCATTCGAGGGTCAGCTTGTCGGAATAGACGGCTTCGGCATCGAATTTCACGTTCGCCGGAACGGTGAGTTTCTCCAGTCTGGTCTCACCGTCGTAAACCACGACGATGTCGTCGAGCAGGTAGCGGGTCTTGTTGGCGCCCGCCTGTGCGGGGTTCGAGGAAAATGCGATGCGCGAAGTGGGCGAGAGGCCGTCGAGCGTCACCGTGAAGGTCTCGAACCGACCTACGGCCGACGAGATGTCCACGACTTTCGAAGCCACGGCCGTGCCTTTCTTGCTCACGGAGTTGTTCGACCCGAACTCGGCGCCCTCGATGGCCTCGACCACGATGTCGCTGCCGTATACGTTTTCGCCTTCGGCATAAGCGCTCGCCGAGAAACTCACCGTTACGGTCGTGTTCTTGGGCAGGGCCGCCAGCTCGGGCGTATAGAGGATGCCGATGCCGCCGCCACCGCCGCCGCACTTGATGTAGCCCGGACGGGTCGAGGTGTTGCCCGACAGCCCCCAGCCTTTCATGCCGACGCTTTCGATGTACTCGGCCGACGTGCCTCCGGTGAATACGTTGAACTCCGTCGTCCAGTTGCAGACCGGACGGTCGCCGTCGGCCTGCGGGTTCTCGCCCGTGGCGGGTTCCCACGTCTTGCGGTACTCGGTACCCGATACGGCGTTGTAACCTGCCGCCGAGCGGACGATGTCGCCGCCGTGGATGAATGCCGCGAAATCCTGCGCCAGCACGATATCTCCGGCCTGTGCCGGGTTATTCTGCGAGGCTTTGGGCCCGGCCTTGGCCGTGGTCCCGGCGACGACGGGGGTCATGATGTTGCCGAAGCTGGCATTGGTGACCCGGGCGTAGTAGGTCGTTTCGGGATCGAGCCCCGAGAAGGTGAACCGCACGACGGGATAACCCGCCAGGGCGGTGAAGATGCCTTTGTCCGACGCGAGTTTGCCGTCGGCCAGCCAGCTGACATGCAGCTCGCTGCACGCCTCGTCACGGAACAGTTCGATGTTGTAGAGGCGCGTGGCGTCGGTCGCCGCATCGTCGGTATACGACCACTCGTAGGTGAGCGTCGACCCCGTTGCGGCATTGAGCGTGAGCTTCGGGTCGAGTTCGAGGATACCCACCGAGGCCATCAGCATGGCCGGCTGCTCGTTTGCCGTGACGTATACCCAGTCCGAGGTGGAGGAGTAGGGGAAGTTGGCCCTGACGCGGCCGTAGTATATCCGGTCGGCCGCCAGGTCGGTGAATTCATGGTAGTCGATTGCGTCCGTGGTCTTGCAGAGCGCTTCGCTGACGGGATTCATCTCCCCGTCGACGAGCTGTACGGTGTACGACGTCGCGCCGCGGATGAAATCCCAGCAGATCGTAAGCGACGTGGCCCCGTATTCGAGCAGTTTCACGTTCTTCGGGGTCTTGGACTTGTTGGCCCCCGATATTTCCACGCCGTCGTCCTTGCAGGCCGTCAGCGAGACTGCGGCCGATAGCGAGAAGAGGGCGAACAGAATATATAAAATGCTTTTTTTCATGATTGTTGTCCGGTTTTAGTATACGAGCTTGATGTCGTCGATGTACCAGCGGCCCGCCTTCACCGAGGAGCCCGAGAACCAGCTGTCGGCCGTGGAGATGAAGAATGCCGGATTGGCTTTCGCGCCGGGATTGGGGATGACGGCCGTGACCTCGACCCACGTGTAGGCGGGGATGTCGAGCGAAACGTAGCTCTTGGTCGAAGCTACGATCTTGTCCAGCGTGCCCTTCGAGATCCAGAACCCGTCGTTCTTCTCGCAGATGCCCACCATGCCCTGGTCGGGGGCTGCGGCCCAGATGGCGACCTTGCAGGTCAGCAGCAGGTCGTAGCCCGCGGGGATGTTCAGCACCGGGGAGATGAGGTTGCCCGGCTGCCCGTCGGCATTGTCGCTCGCAGCGCCCAGCTGGATGTAACCCGGGCACATATAGTTCAGGTAGCCTGTCCATCCCTCCATGCCGATGGCGCGGTAGAACGCCGCGTTGCCATTGCGTACGGTCGAGGTGATGCCGCCGATGCTGGCGTTGGTGCCCGCTGAGACGCTCACCGTCTCGTTGTCGAGGCTCAGGTTGGCCACGGTCTTGTCGGCCGTCGTGACACCCGCCTTCTGGCCGATGCAGTCGCCGCCCCAGGGGAATTTGCCGAAGTTCTGCGTCAGCAGGGGAAGCTCCTCGCCCTGGGCGTCGAACCCGGCGCGGACGATGGTCGAAACGGAGCCGAAATCCTTCTCCGCGCCAGCCTCGTCGGTAGCCTTCACGCCGAAGGTCACGATGCCCTGCTTGGTGGCGGTGCCCGTCAGGGGCACTTCGATGTAGCCGTTGCCGGCCGTCGAGATCGAATAGCTGCCGCTGGCGGCCGTGATCCCGTCGCCGCCGGTCTGCGTCACCGTGACGGTGTATTTTTCCGTGCCGAGCGCCTTGATGTAGGGGATGCGGAGCTTGGCCCCGGCTTCCGCGTTGAGTTTGAGCATACCCGAGACGTC
This Alistipes onderdonkii DNA region includes the following protein-coding sequences:
- a CDS encoding glycerophosphodiester phosphodiesterase family protein — encoded protein: MKKSILYILFALFSLSAAVSLTACKDDGVEISGANKSKTPKNVKLLEYGATSLTICWDFIRGATSYTVQLVDGEMNPVSEALCKTTDAIDYHEFTDLAADRIYYGRVRANFPYSSTSDWVYVTANEQPAMLMASVGILELDPKLTLNAATGSTLTYEWSYTDDAATDATRLYNIELFRDEACSELHVSWLADGKLASDKGIFTALAGYPVVRFTFSGLDPETTYYARVTNASFGNIMTPVVAGTTAKAGPKASQNNPAQAGDIVLAQDFAAFIHGGDIVRSAAGYNAVSGTEYRKTWEPATGENPQADGDRPVCNWTTEFNVFTGGTSAEYIESVGMKGWGLSGNTSTRPGYIKCGGGGGGIGILYTPELAALPKNTTVTVSFSASAYAEGENVYGSDIVVEAIEGAEFGSNNSVSKKGTAVASKVVDISSAVGRFETFTVTLDGLSPTSRIAFSSNPAQAGANKTRYLLDDIVVVYDGETRLEKLTVPANVKFDAEAVYSDKLTLEWDEVAGAASYTVAWWADGTEEKDATVAEGITSASYLLKELEAGTEYHAKVKACRYNNPDYDSDYSAAVSQKTDIAPVQAGIVVSKVLATSSTLTVEWARADGQACVNSSAQVYHVKLYSDAECKDLVVGWNASNVFGITAGNRFRFTFSGLAPATTYYVCVDDKTNDFFSDPLAYATAAAGPQAGATTAGSAKAGDILLAEDFSRVIHGGDIANFAAGYYPPSSNRGTYAAASGDNPSGFSATRCTANEFDVFSGGGVAAPYTEGTGLAAWGKSGNIAGRPGYVKMGAGSAAASLYTPELTALPDAATVKVRFSAQAYSEKYDGSGADAGKILVKAVRGAVLGAKGAITGTVTEVSAADPVDISAAKARFREFEATLTNVTPDCRIVISTSEKRALLDNVVVTCTAITPATKPAAPGGVSFDAAAAADRLTLKWNAVPDATSYTVAYWKGSASAPESEYAYKTGIASTATSQELTNLESNTSYWAKVKAVGSLDSDWSETANATTMDSGGEPLLPTADLLDVVFRNDGSAMDNSPSATPVRALEGTAMMTYYNDLYSRYAAHFNHTPGTSVNEGFYKADYSANKQFQDALADGHTLEALFKLDEKSDGSAELKMFSSMSSGGTGFLISKADRGTELTFLPNVSTTGKSSWVWTKSGINPEAGRYYHVVGVWNKQEAKTYIYVDGELKGTMDAPGNYVPPTTTTSYWFGIGVDASATVGQNAWKGDVAIARVYDAPLTAEKVKALWETVKRDQQPAAINITGLLYLSGCEVGADYTYTLYGKGFAAGDRIRFEPLAGSAGAFTLDGSAAAESLSVRIPNGFASGRYRMVLMRGQNQYPLGITQLTYSNNPARVAKPRVIAHRGYHKDGAAQNSVAALAKAQELGIYGSEFDVWITADGKVVINHDSTVPGSSLVIENVNYDQIKDLTLANGEKLPTLDDYLEQATKNADTKLILEIKRHSSAANNARAADAVIEAVKAKGLTDRVEYIAFDYTTCKRIVNALPGAMVQYLNGDLAPAAVRQDGIGGIDYRFSAYSGNPGWVKEAHANGMVTNVWTVDTVQDMMTCIAWGMDFITTNNPETLVELLTRTFVSAN
- a CDS encoding BACON domain-containing protein encodes the protein MMKFIHKLTIVLALGGICGLAACSDDDQGFLKRNLREMSFPYVESSDTFTIRATGDWQISDAPDSREWTNAYGWVHVDQLSGKGDPGTYQKVTVTCDQNTSEERSATIYLHGCGEENVAIAIRQDNGIFEWKPFDNGQQFDVSGMLKLNAEAGAKLRIPYIKALGTEKYTVTVTQTGGDGITAASGSYSISTAGNGYIEVPLTGTATKQGIVTFGVKATDEAGAEKDFGSVSTIVRAGFDAQGEELPLLTQNFGKFPWGGDCIGQKAGVTTADKTVANLSLDNETVSVSAGTNASIGGITSTVRNGNAAFYRAIGMEGWTGYLNYMCPGYIQLGAASDNADGQPGNLISPVLNIPAGYDLLLTCKVAIWAAAPDQGMVGICEKNDGFWISKGTLDKIVASTKSYVSLDIPAYTWVEVTAVIPNPGAKANPAFFISTADSWFSGSSVKAGRWYIDDIKLVY